From a single Nicotiana tabacum cultivar K326 chromosome 8, ASM71507v2, whole genome shotgun sequence genomic region:
- the LOC107780503 gene encoding protein SOB FIVE-LIKE 4-like → MDYSKFFGEAEECNSSESGWTMYIGSPSNGEDDDELENEDFDELEDNNKEVINRDDNEDGDTDDSMASDASSGPSLRQYITKNGKGAGLANMVHYKNPKEKGKDYKVCGLNNNDPMKFHKANNSVKSGSKNEVKEEESVFAAKGEPSNGGNKVRKSIWMGKGK, encoded by the coding sequence ATGGACTATTCCAAATTTTTTGGAGAAGCAGAAGAATGTAACAGCAGTGAATCAGGGTGGACAATGTACATTGGTTCTCCTTCAaatggtgaggatgatgatgagcTGGAAAATGAGGATTTTGATGAATTAGAAGATAATAATAAAGAAGTCATTAATCGCGACGACAACGAAGATGGTGATACTGATGATTCCATGGCTTCTGATGCTTCTTCAGGACCAAGTCTTAGGCAGTATATTACTAAAAATGGAAAGGGTGCTGGTCTAGCCAATATGGTTCATTACAAGAATCCAAAGGAAAAGGGTAAGGATTACAAAGTTTGCGGCTTGAACAACAACGATCCAATGAAATTCCACAAAGCCAATAATTCAGTGAAAAGTGGTTCCAAGAATGAAGTCAAGGAAGAAGAGTCTGTTTTTGCTGCAAAAGGAGAACCTTCAAATGGTGGTAATAAGGTTAGGAAAAGTATTTGGATGGGCAAAGGGAAGTAG